In Chrysoperla carnea chromosome 2, inChrCarn1.1, whole genome shotgun sequence, the following proteins share a genomic window:
- the LOC123291813 gene encoding 26S proteasome regulatory subunit 10B, translating into MATIDSEREKCLQDYRKKLLEHKEVESRLKEMREQLKDLTKQYDKSENDLKALQSVGQIVGEVLKQLTEEKFIVKATNGPRYVVGCRRQLDKNKLKAGTRVALDMTTLTIMRYLPREVDPLVYNMSHEDPGEVTYSAIGGLSEQIRELREVIELPLLNPELFMRVGITPPKGCLLYGPPGTGKTLLARAVASQLDANFLKVVSSAIVDKYIGESARLIREMFNYAKDHQPCIIFMDEIDAIGGRRFSEGTSADREIQRTLMELLNQMDGFDSLGQVKMIMATNRPDTLDPALLRPGRLDRKIEIPLPNEQARLEILKIHAGPIAKHGEIDYEAVVKLSDTFNGADLRNVCTEAGLFAIRSEREYVIQEDFMKAVRKVADNKKLESKLDYKPV; encoded by the exons ATGGCGACAATTGATTCTGAACGTGAAAAATGTCTTCAagattacagaaaaaaattgttagaacACAAAGAAGTGGAATCAAGATTAAAAGAAA TGCGAGAGCAATTAAAAGATTTGACTAAACAATATGATAAATCAGAAAATGATTTGAAAGCTTTACAAAGTGTTGGTCAAATTGTTGGTGAAGTTTTGAAACAATTAACTGAAGaaaaat ttatcgTAAAAGCTACAAATGGTCCACGTTATGTGGTAGGATGCAGACGTCaacttgataaaaataagttaaaagcTGGTACTCGTGTAGCCTTAGATATGACCACCTTAACGATTATGCGATATCTACCTCGTGAAGTTGATCCACTTGTATACAACATGAGTCATGAAGATCCTGGTGAAGTCACATATTCTGCTATTGGTGGTTTAAGCGAACAAATTCGTGAATTACGTGAG gtcATTGAACTGCCTTTATTAAATCCTGAATTATTCATGCGAGTAGGAATTACACCACCCAAAGGTTGCCTGCTATATGGACCACCTGGAACTGGAAAAACTTTATTAGCCAGAGCTGTAGCTTCACAATTAGATGCTAATTTCTTAAAG GTGGTTTCAAGCGCTattgtagataaatatattGGTGAAAGTGCACGACTTATTCGTGAAATGTTCAACTATGCAAAAGATCATCAACCATGTATCATATTTATGGATGAAATTGATGCTATTGGTGGCCGTAGATTTTCAGAAGGTACATCAGCTGATCGTGAAATTCAACGTACTTTAATGGAATTGTTAAATCAAATGGATGGGTTCGATTCATTAGGACAG gtgaAAATGATAATGGCCACAAACCGGCCTGACACATTAGATCCAGCATTATTACGTCCAGGTCGTTTAGATCGTAAAATTGAAATTCCTTTACCAAATGAACAAGcacgtttagaaatattgaaaattcatgCAGGACCTATTGCTAAACACGGAGAAATCGATTATGAGGCTGTTGTTAAGCTATCAGATACATTTAATGGTGCTGATTTACGAAATGTGTGTACAGAAGCGGGTCTATTTGCAATTCGTTCTGAACGTGAATACGTCATACAAGAAGATTTTATGAAAGCTGTAAGAAAAGTTGCTGATAACAAGAAACTTGAGAGTAAACTTGATTATAAGCCCGTATAA